The region AATACAGGAAGAAATTGTAGACGAGTTCGCAATGTTCGAGGACTGGATGCAGCGTTATGAGTATATGATAGAGCTTGGAAAAGCACTTCCGCTTATAGACGAAAAATATAAAATAGACGAAAACCTAATTAAAGGTTGCCAAAGTAGAGTGTGGGTACACGCCGAACTTGAAGATGAAAAACTGGTTTTTACGGCAGATAGCGATGCGATAATAACCAAAGGAATTGTGGCTATTTTAATTAGAGCATTTTCAAATCATCATCCTTCAGCAATTATTGAAGCCGACACTAAATTTATTGATGAAATTGGGCTGAAAGAGCACTTATCTCCTAACCGCGCCAATGGTTTGGTGAGTATGATCAAACAACTTAAAATGTATGCTGTGGCATACCAAACACAACTTAATTAAAATGGAACAAGAAATAGACACTCAGGAATTAGGAGAAAAGATAGTAAAGGTTTTAAAAACCATTTATGATCCTGAAATTCCAGTAGATATATATGAATTAGGCCTTATTTACGACGTAATGGTGAATACCGAACAGGAAGTAAAAATACTAATGACCCTAACTACACCAAACTGCCCGGTAGCCGAAAGCTTACCGCAGGAAGTAAAGGAAAGAGTAGCATCTATAGATACGGTAAAAGACGCCGAAGTAGAAATTACTTTCGATCCGCCGTGGAACCAGGATCTTATTAGCGAAGAAGCAAAACTAGAATTGGGACTTTTATAGAGCCCCTATCCCCCGAAGGGGAAATCAGAACATTTCCTTTAAATGTTTATTGCCAATTAACTTTTAAACCATTAACACTTAACTTAATTATGGCTGAAGAAATTGTAAACCGGATAGCCAACAGCAAACTTATCACTTTTAACCTTGAGGATTATTATCCTGAAGGAGAACGCGTTGTGTTTGATGTTAAAGACTGGCTTCTGGAAGGTTTTGTTTTGCGAGAAGGAGAATTTAGAGAACAGGCCAAAAATCACAATTGGAGCCAATATGAAGGTAAATTTATAGCCCTCACCTGCTCCAGCGATGCAATAATCCCCGCCTGGGCATATATGTTATTGGCCACTTATTTACAGCCTTTTGCCAAAAAAGTAATTACCGGCAACCTGGAAACCCTGGAAACAGTTCTTTACACAGACGCTATCAACAAAATGGATGTTAGTGATCTTACAGATAAACCCGTAATTATTAAAGGTTGTTCCCACAAACCGGTACCTAAAAATGCCTATTTGCTTTTAATAGAAAAACTGCAACCCGTAGTTAAAAGTTTAATGTATGGTGAGGCCTGCTCATCAGTGCCTTTGTATAAAAAACCAAAAAAATAAGATGAACCAGCGTTATGCTGGGCGCCAAAATTAGCATCACTCAGGAAATGATTATATACCTGTGAAGAGCGTCCAGGTTGGGATTTAAAATTTTAAATAATGAAAAAATTAGTACTTGCCCTCGCTTTGATCAGCGGGGTTTTTAGCGTTAATGCCCAGGAAGAAGAGGAAGAACAAAAACAAGGATGGACTAAAGAAGGAAACATTTCGTTACTTTTTAATCAGTCGGCTTTTAATGAAGAATGGACCGGCGGAGGAACATCCAATATTGCAGGAAATCTTCTTTTTAATTACGATTTTAATTATTTGAAAGATGATTTTACCTGGGATAATAAATTCCTTCTTGATTACGGAATGACAAAACAACGCAGCGACGAGTTTGCAAGAAAAACAAGTGACCGATTAGAGTTTAATTCAATCGCAGGGAAACAAGTACAGGATTCAAACTGGTTTTATTCCCTTTTTCTTAATTTCAGAACACAAATTACTAAAGGGTATAAGTTTGGGGAAGATGCTGAAACCGGTCAGACTACCCGAACAGAGTATACTAACTTTTTATCTCCTGCATACCTTCAATTTGGCCCTGGGATGATGTGGAAAAAAAGTGAAAATTTCTATGTAAATATTGCACCGGCTACAGGCAGAATGGTTTTCGTAGATAAAGAATTCACATCAGGACCAGGTTATGTAGATGGAGATTATTTTGGTGTAGATGCCAATAAAGCGATGCGCTTTGAGCTTGGGGCCTCGGTTTCAGGATATGCAAAATTTGACATTCTTGAAAATGTAAAGATGGAGAACTTAATTAACCTTTACTCCAATTACCTTGAAGATCCGCAGAATGTAGATATAGATTATACTATGAACGTGAAAATGAAAATTAACGATTATCTTTCTACCAATCTTATTTTCCAGGCTATTTATGATGATAATGCTGTAAAAGGATTTCAAATAAGAGAAGTATTCGGACTGGGAATTAATTATGGCTTTTAGTTCAATTTAAGAACGGCGAGCTGAGCTCGTTTCAGAATCAATAAATTACATACAACCTGCCAATTACCGGCAGGTTTTTTATTTTATGAGTTTTTTAGTTAAATATATGTTGAAATGAATTCAGCAAAAATCGCAGTAGCAATCTATTATGTAACTTTGTAGTTATGATTGAAAAAACCGACCTAACCCACGAAAAAGCTGTTCTAATTGGTATCGTTACCAAAGAGCAGGGGCAAGATAAATTAAAAGAATACCTGGACGAACTAGAATTCCTTACCTACACCGCCGGTGGGGAAGTGATTAAGCGTTTTAGCCAGAATATGGATAGAGCTAATCCCAAAACTTTTATCGGGACCGGGAAGATGAACGAATTAAAAGAATTCGTTGATGAAAATGATGTAGGTACCGCTATTTTTGATGATGAACTTTCTCCTGCACAGCAAAAAAATATAGAAAAGATCCTAAAGTGTAAAGTCCTGGATAGGACTACGCTTATTCTCGATATTTTTGCACAAAGAGCACAAACCAGTTACGCCAGGACACAGGTAGAACTGGCACAATATGAATATTTACTCCCCAGATTGGCGGGTATGTGGACTCACCTTGAACGCCAACGTGGAGGTATTGGAATGCGTGGTCCCGGGGAGACAGAAATTGAAACTGACCGTAGGATCGTTAGAGATAAAATTTCGCTTTTAAAGAAAAAACTCGAAACCATAGACAAACAAATGGAAGTGCAGCGTGGCAATCGCGGGCAATTGGTTAGAGTAGCTCTTGTAGGTTATACCAATGTGGGAAAATCTACTTTAATGAATACCATTAGTAAAAGCCAGGTCTTTGCCGAAAATAAACTTTTTGCAACTTTAGATACTACGGTTAGAAAAGTAGTAATTCGCAATTTACCATTCCTATTAACCGATACAGTAGGATTTATAAGGAAGCTACCTACACAATTGGTAGAGTCTTTTAAATCTACCTTAGATGAAGTTAGAGAGGCCGATTTACTACTACATGTGGTAGATATTTCTCATCCCAATTTTGAAGATCATATAGAATCTGTAAACCAGATTATGAGTGAGATTAAAAGCAATGATAAGCCAACTATAATGGTTTTCAATAAAATAGATCAATACGAAGCTGAAGAAATTGAAGATGACGATTTAATGACCGAAAGAACCGAAGCACACTACACTTTAAAAGAGTGGAAGCAAACCT is a window of Salegentibacter salegens DNA encoding:
- a CDS encoding SufE family protein, which gives rise to MFEDWMQRYEYMIELGKALPLIDEKYKIDENLIKGCQSRVWVHAELEDEKLVFTADSDAIITKGIVAILIRAFSNHHPSAIIEADTKFIDEIGLKEHLSPNRANGLVSMIKQLKMYAVAYQTQLN
- a CDS encoding iron-sulfur cluster assembly protein, with amino-acid sequence MEQEIDTQELGEKIVKVLKTIYDPEIPVDIYELGLIYDVMVNTEQEVKILMTLTTPNCPVAESLPQEVKERVASIDTVKDAEVEITFDPPWNQDLISEEAKLELGLL
- a CDS encoding DUF2480 family protein; translated protein: MAEEIVNRIANSKLITFNLEDYYPEGERVVFDVKDWLLEGFVLREGEFREQAKNHNWSQYEGKFIALTCSSDAIIPAWAYMLLATYLQPFAKKVITGNLETLETVLYTDAINKMDVSDLTDKPVIIKGCSHKPVPKNAYLLLIEKLQPVVKSLMYGEACSSVPLYKKPKK
- a CDS encoding DUF3078 domain-containing protein gives rise to the protein MKKLVLALALISGVFSVNAQEEEEEQKQGWTKEGNISLLFNQSAFNEEWTGGGTSNIAGNLLFNYDFNYLKDDFTWDNKFLLDYGMTKQRSDEFARKTSDRLEFNSIAGKQVQDSNWFYSLFLNFRTQITKGYKFGEDAETGQTTRTEYTNFLSPAYLQFGPGMMWKKSENFYVNIAPATGRMVFVDKEFTSGPGYVDGDYFGVDANKAMRFELGASVSGYAKFDILENVKMENLINLYSNYLEDPQNVDIDYTMNVKMKINDYLSTNLIFQAIYDDNAVKGFQIREVFGLGINYGF
- the hflX gene encoding GTPase HflX, giving the protein MIEKTDLTHEKAVLIGIVTKEQGQDKLKEYLDELEFLTYTAGGEVIKRFSQNMDRANPKTFIGTGKMNELKEFVDENDVGTAIFDDELSPAQQKNIEKILKCKVLDRTTLILDIFAQRAQTSYARTQVELAQYEYLLPRLAGMWTHLERQRGGIGMRGPGETEIETDRRIVRDKISLLKKKLETIDKQMEVQRGNRGQLVRVALVGYTNVGKSTLMNTISKSQVFAENKLFATLDTTVRKVVIRNLPFLLTDTVGFIRKLPTQLVESFKSTLDEVREADLLLHVVDISHPNFEDHIESVNQIMSEIKSNDKPTIMVFNKIDQYEAEEIEDDDLMTERTEAHYTLKEWKQTWMNKMGDNVLFISALNKENMEDFRRKVYEAVREIHVTRFPYNSFLYPEYDKYGEEK